From bacterium, the proteins below share one genomic window:
- a CDS encoding response regulator, producing MTRHKKILIIDDDMIALDIVDLLFEEHGFEVIRSSDGCRAISAIDDTAPDIVLVDLMMPKMSGQECIQALRAKGLNVPIVAFTAIDDPEVHADVETLGGSLVLTKPCKPSLLLKEVEALLDA from the coding sequence ATGACGAGACACAAGAAGATTCTCATTATCGATGACGACATGATCGCTCTAGACATTGTCGATCTTCTCTTCGAAGAGCATGGCTTTGAAGTTATTCGCAGCTCAGATGGCTGCCGCGCAATCTCTGCTATCGATGACACCGCACCAGACATCGTTTTGGTTGACTTGATGATGCCAAAGATGAGTGGTCAAGAGTGCATTCAAGCACTGAGAGCCAAAGGGCTAAACGTTCCAATCGTCGCCTTCACCGCTATTGATGATCCTGAAGTGCATGCGGATGTCGAAACCCTCGGGGGGAGCCTCGTATTAACGAAGCCATGCAAACCATCACTCCTCTTGAAGGAGGTCGAAGCTCTTCTTGACGCTTGA
- a CDS encoding FHA domain-containing protein: MSVYLQIWDGKRKKKQYPIREGQNLIGRWDPTAGVFPEIDLDAIDEDARVSRKHATIEMSGDELSIIDMGSLNGTILNGAVQLEEGKVYPLQDGDQILIGRIALQVSWDE; encoded by the coding sequence ATGTCCGTTTATTTACAGATATGGGATGGCAAGCGCAAAAAGAAGCAGTATCCAATTCGAGAGGGTCAAAATCTCATTGGACGGTGGGATCCGACTGCCGGAGTGTTTCCAGAAATAGATTTGGACGCGATTGATGAGGATGCTCGGGTTTCTCGGAAACATGCCACCATTGAGATGTCGGGTGATGAACTCTCGATTATCGATATGGGGAGTCTGAATGGCACAATCTTGAATGGAGCAGTGCAGCTTGAAGAGGGAAAAGTTTACCCGCTGCAGGATGGCGATCAAATTCTTATAGGGAGAATAGCGCTTCAGGTCTCTTGGGATGAATAG